cctgaattATCCGTCCGATTTTTCACGAGtaacatggagaactgtaaggactAGACCTTTGTCTTCCTAAACTGCCTTGTAACTAATAGAGTGCCTTTTAAACAATCTTTTCGTGGTCTGGAGGTGTACCTCTTCCCTCATAAAGTTTGTTCGTTTCGTGACATCTGAATCAATTTAAAGGTAACTTTTAAAAttagttaatttctcttctaagttcctaaTGATAGATGAtttattcactttgcttagagaCCCTACCTCAGGGGTTCTTAACCTTCGGATGATTCCAGACCCCCAATGGATTGTCCAATATGGTGCCATACCCCCCTTCACTTAACTGTTGAAATAATTATTACCAATCCTATTATTTCCCAGTGTGTCATCCAAATATGTCAACACcttgaatatcctgtactttagataTGGATTGCGAGGAATAGAACATGAAAAAATCATAAGCATTGGTAATTTTTTTACATTCCTAGTGAGAGCAAAATTAAAGTTACAGTCCATTTTTATTacacaaaagaagaaagagaacataaatgtacaagtttttttttccaaattgacaacataaaacatacttTTACAAGCCTAGTGAGATATTTGCTGTTGTTTTCCTGCAATCAAAGCATCGAATCGTGGTACAGTTGCTGACAAAGCTATTTGCATGTCATCTGACACATCAAGTCTATTTCTCCACTTTGATTTCAGATTTAATAATGCAGAGAATCCTATTTCACAGAGATACGTAGTTCTGAAGGAAACCAAAACATTCATTGCTCTCATTGCCAAGCTTGGGTAAGCTGAGATTTGTTCACACCAAAACTGCTTGACATACATCCCAGCCCTTTCGAAATCAGCTTTCTTTCTTGGGTCCTCTTGGAATTCAATGAAATCATCTTTGCTATATCGTTATCACTCAGTCTCGATACATCAAATGAGAAAGGTTTTTGTATCCAAACCGATTCCATGCAAAGATCATTAGTATCTGAAAAGTAACCCTCaaaatttgtacttagaatttctAAATGATTCTTGACTTCTTGAAGTATTTCTACAGGTAGTGTTTTACCATCTTTAGTAAGGATATTGTCAAGGTTAGGAAAGTTTGCCAGGTTACCACTTTCAACACGGCGACACCAGATAGATAGTTTCCTTGTGAATGCGACGACTTTTCCCCTGGCTTGAATGATGTCCACATCTCTTCCCTGCAATGATGTGTTCAAATCATTGAGACGACTGAAAATATCAGCCAAATATCCTAGGCTAACAATGAAATGTTCATCTTCAAAGTGCTTTGCAAGAGGGGATTGTTGATGCTTGAGAAATTCGAGAATTTCATCCTGAAGTTCCCCTACACGTGTAAGAACACTGCCACGACTCGGCCAACGTACTTCTGTGTGGTACAGTAACACTCCGTGTTCCGCTCCAATCTCGTCACAGAATTTTTTAAACAGTCGGTTATTCAATGGACGTCCACGAATGAAGGTGACTGTTTGCTCAACTATTCCCATCGCTTCTTTCAGTATCTTTGGCAAGGTTTTGCATGCCAGATCTTGGCGATGTAGAACACAGTGGGTGGTGAGCACATGTGGAGCTTTCTCCTTGACTATAGCAACGAATCCTGATTTCTTGCCAATCAGGGCAGGAGCGCCATCCATACAAATAGACCCAATCAAATCCCATGCCAGCTCATGACGATCTAAGAAAGATTGGATCAGCTTGAATACGTCAACTGCTTTGGTTGTGGTTTCGAGACGTTCACAAAATAAAAACTCTTCCTTGATGTTCTTTTCATGTACATATCGTACAAATACAAGCAATTGACTGTGGTTTGAAATATCAGTTGATTCATCGATCTACATGCTGATTTTTGCAGGACTTTGCTTTATCTCGCTGACAACTTGGGTTATTATGTCCTGACTCATGTCTTAAATTCTCTGGTGCACAGTGTCGTTGGACACGGATACCTGAC
The nucleotide sequence above comes from Palaemon carinicauda isolate YSFRI2023 chromosome 2, ASM3689809v2, whole genome shotgun sequence. Encoded proteins:
- the LOC137616658 gene encoding protein FAM200C-like; this translates as MDGAPALIGKKSGFVAIVKEKAPHVLTTHCVLHRQDLACKTLPKILKEAMGIVEQTVTFIRGRPLNNRLFKKFCDEIGAEHGVLLYHTEVRWPSRGSVLTRVGELQDEILEFLKHQQSPLAKHFEDEHFIVSLGYLADIFSRLNDLNTSLQGRDVDIIQARGKVVAFTRKLSIWCRRVESGNLANFPNLDNILTKDGKTLPVEILQEVKNHLEILSTNFEGYFSDTNDLCMESVWIQKPFSFDVSRLSDNDIAKMISLNSKRTQERKLISKGLGCMSSSFGVNKSQLTQAWQ